The proteins below are encoded in one region of Blochmannia endosymbiont of Camponotus (Colobopsis) obliquus:
- the trpB gene encoding tryptophan synthase subunit beta, with product MTQLNSYFGKFGGMYVPQILVPALLKLEDAFINLNQDMTFKKELKCLLNEYAGRPTPLTLCRNITHGTNTKLYLKREDLLHGGAHKINQVIGQGLLAKYMHKTEIIAETGAGQHGVATAMVASLLKLKCRVYMGAKDMERQKTNVIRMRLMGTKVIPVYNGSSTLKDACNEALRDWSENYDHAHYILGTAAGPHPFPTIVREFQRVIGQETYKQIKRYEQTLPDSIIACIGGGSNAIGIFANFLDELTVKLIGVEGGGKSIIHEQHSAAITHGSLGIYFGMKSSILQSKEGQIKQSYSISAGLDFPSVGPQHVYLNSIGRAKYVSVSDEEALNAFRLLSNQEGIIPALESSHALAYALKQINNKKNKKQIIIVNLSGRGDKDIHTVYNNIKDRKINE from the coding sequence ATGACACAACTCAATTCATATTTTGGAAAATTTGGTGGTATGTATGTGCCGCAAATTTTAGTCCCAGCATTGCTGAAACTAGAAGATGCATTCATTAATCTAAATCAGGATATGACATTTAAAAAAGAACTAAAATGTTTACTCAATGAATATGCTGGACGACCGACTCCATTAACTCTATGCCGTAATATAACTCACGGTACTAATACCAAATTATATTTAAAACGTGAAGATCTATTACACGGTGGTGCTCACAAAATAAATCAAGTAATAGGACAAGGATTACTAGCAAAATATATGCATAAAACAGAAATTATAGCTGAAACTGGAGCTGGGCAACACGGAGTAGCAACTGCTATGGTTGCGTCTCTTTTAAAATTAAAATGCCGTGTATATATGGGAGCAAAAGACATGGAACGACAAAAAACAAATGTTATTCGGATGCGTTTAATGGGGACCAAGGTTATTCCTGTATATAATGGTTCATCTACTCTAAAAGATGCCTGTAATGAAGCACTTCGTGATTGGTCAGAAAATTATGATCACGCTCATTATATACTAGGTACTGCTGCAGGGCCGCATCCCTTTCCAACTATTGTACGAGAATTCCAACGTGTTATCGGACAAGAAACATATAAACAAATAAAACGATACGAACAGACTCTACCTGACTCTATAATTGCTTGCATAGGCGGAGGATCTAATGCAATAGGTATATTTGCAAATTTTCTTGATGAATTAACAGTAAAATTAATAGGTGTAGAAGGAGGGGGAAAAAGCATAATTCATGAACAACATAGCGCAGCAATTACCCATGGTAGTTTAGGTATTTATTTTGGCATGAAGTCATCAATACTCCAATCTAAAGAAGGACAAATCAAGCAATCATACTCTATCTCTGCTGGACTAGACTTTCCTTCAGTAGGACCACAACATGTTTATTTAAATAGTATAGGTCGTGCTAAATATGTGTCAGTCTCAGATGAAGAAGCATTAAATGCATTTCGATTATTATCTAATCAGGAAGGTATTATTCCTGCTTTAGAATCCTCACATGCTCTTGCGTATGCTTTAAAACAAATTAACAATAAAAAAAATAAAAAACAAATTATTATAGTAAATTTATCTGGGCGTGGAGATAAAGATATTCATACCGTATATAATAATATTAAAGATAGGAAAATAAATGAATAG
- the trpD gene encoding anthranilate phosphoribosyltransferase: MCNIILQKLYQGKFINREQSKIIFEKIIQNNLSPVQIAAMLMCMKIRGESLEEIIGAINALLKHAKPFPSPNYLFADITGTGGDNSNNINISTISAIVAASCGIRIAKHGNHSISSETGSADLIKKFKIPLNTSPEISRKTLDELGICFLYAPYYYTGFQNAMFVRKQLKTSTLFNIIGPLINPAKPPLTLIGVYKPELMLLMAKILKTLGYQRAAIVHCGGMDEIMLHAPIQIIELNDGKIEKYILTAEDFGLRSYPIINTVINASKKEKYNFTKKLLQGKGDPVYENIISANVAMLFKLFGKENLHNNTNLVLDNIRNGMPYKHLMLLVKKGIKNYEK, translated from the coding sequence ATGTGTAATATCATACTACAAAAACTTTATCAAGGAAAATTTATCAATCGTGAACAAAGCAAAATAATATTTGAAAAAATTATTCAAAATAATTTATCACCAGTACAAATAGCAGCAATGCTTATGTGTATGAAAATTCGTGGTGAATCCTTAGAAGAAATCATTGGAGCCATTAATGCTTTACTAAAGCATGCAAAACCTTTTCCAAGTCCTAATTATTTATTTGCTGATATCACCGGAACTGGCGGAGATAATAGTAATAATATTAATATTTCAACAATTAGTGCAATTGTTGCTGCAAGTTGTGGAATACGAATAGCTAAACATGGTAATCATAGTATTTCTAGCGAAACAGGATCAGCTGATCTAATAAAAAAATTTAAAATTCCACTCAATACTTCACCTGAAATATCACGCAAAACTTTAGATGAATTAGGTATATGTTTTTTATACGCGCCTTATTATTACACTGGTTTTCAAAACGCTATGTTTGTACGCAAACAATTAAAAACAAGTACATTATTCAATATAATCGGACCATTAATTAATCCCGCAAAACCACCCTTAACTTTAATAGGAGTTTATAAACCAGAACTAATGTTGTTAATGGCAAAAATATTAAAAACATTAGGATATCAACGCGCCGCAATAGTACACTGTGGTGGTATGGATGAAATCATGCTACATGCTCCTATTCAAATTATAGAATTAAACGACGGTAAAATTGAAAAATATATACTAACAGCAGAAGATTTTGGTTTACGTTCTTACCCTATTATTAATACTGTCATAAATGCATCAAAAAAAGAAAAATATAATTTTACAAAAAAATTATTACAAGGAAAAGGAGACCCTGTTTATGAAAATATAATATCTGCAAATGTAGCAATGTTATTTAAATTATTTGGAAAAGAAAACTTACATAACAATACTAATCTAGTATTAGATAATATCCGCAACGGAATGCCCTATAAACATTTAATGTTGCTAGTAAAAAAAGGAATAAAAAATTATGAAAAATAA
- the trpA gene encoding tryptophan synthase subunit alpha, which translates to MNRYQQMFDKLSKNKEGALVPFLTIGDPNGNIFMNIVDTIIEAGADALELGIPFSDPLADGPIIQNSMKRSLLSGITLKLAFNLVEKIRLKHPKIPIGLLTYANLIFQYGINAFYSYCMHIGIDSILIADLPLEESSTFYKISKRKNIKMVFICPPNATKHLLQKISIYSKGYIYLLSRPGVTGINPGHDICLTEIIQILKNKKNTPPILQGFGISKPNQVRKILTTGVAGIIIGSAVIKIIEQNIDSPIKILTNIKKYIINIKLATHLN; encoded by the coding sequence ATGAATAGATATCAACAAATGTTTGATAAATTATCAAAAAATAAAGAAGGAGCATTAGTACCATTTTTAACTATAGGAGATCCAAATGGTAATATTTTTATGAATATTGTGGATACAATTATCGAAGCTGGCGCTGATGCCTTAGAATTAGGGATACCATTTTCTGATCCATTAGCAGACGGACCTATAATTCAAAATTCCATGAAACGTTCTTTACTATCAGGAATAACATTAAAACTTGCTTTTAATTTAGTAGAAAAAATTAGATTAAAACATCCCAAAATTCCCATAGGATTATTAACATATGCAAATTTAATATTTCAATATGGCATTAATGCATTTTATTCATATTGCATGCATATTGGAATTGATTCAATATTAATAGCAGATCTTCCTTTAGAAGAAAGTTCAACATTTTACAAAATATCTAAACGTAAAAATATCAAAATGGTTTTTATTTGTCCTCCAAATGCAACTAAACATCTATTACAAAAAATTTCTATATATAGCAAAGGTTATATATACTTATTATCACGTCCTGGCGTAACTGGAATAAACCCCGGACATGATATTTGTCTAACAGAAATCATACAAATTTTAAAAAATAAAAAAAATACTCCACCTATTTTACAAGGATTTGGTATTTCTAAACCAAATCAAGTACGTAAAATACTAACTACAGGTGTGGCAGGAATCATTATTGGATCAGCTGTCATCAAAATTATCGAACAGAATATAGATTCACCAATAAAAATACTAACAAATATAAAAAAATACATAATAAATATAAAATTAGCTACGCATCTTAATTGA
- a CDS encoding thymidine kinase yields the protein MAKLYFYYSAMNAGKTTALLQSSYNYQERGMRTMIYTAEIDNRFIRGKICSRIGISAHAEIFNCQTDLFFDISSTHHKQLIDCVLIDECHFLHRKQIIDVTRIVDELNIPVLCYGLRTDFRGKLFPGSLWLLAWADKLIELKTICHCGHQANRVLRVNDQGKVICDGKQVFIGGNNNYISVCRKHFMEQTKNV from the coding sequence ATGGCTAAACTATATTTTTATTATTCGGCAATGAATGCAGGAAAAACTACTGCGTTATTGCAGTCTTCTTATAATTATCAAGAAAGAGGTATGCGTACTATGATATATACTGCTGAAATTGATAATCGTTTTATTCGGGGTAAAATATGTTCACGAATAGGCATTTCTGCTCACGCAGAAATTTTTAATTGTCAAACAGATTTATTTTTTGATATATCTAGTACACATCATAAGCAATTAATAGACTGTGTTTTAATTGATGAATGTCATTTTCTTCATCGAAAACAGATTATAGATGTAACTAGAATAGTTGATGAATTAAACATTCCAGTATTATGTTATGGACTACGTACTGATTTTCGTGGAAAATTATTTCCTGGTAGTTTGTGGCTTTTAGCGTGGGCGGATAAATTAATTGAATTAAAAACTATATGTCATTGTGGACATCAAGCTAACAGAGTGCTCCGTGTTAATGATCAAGGTAAAGTGATATGTGATGGCAAACAAGTATTTATTGGCGGGAATAATAATTATATTTCAGTATGTCGTAAACATTTTATGGAACAAACCAAAAATGTATAG
- the cls gene encoding cardiolipin synthase — protein MVIIYYIINWFIPFSYWLLIVSITLRILMKRRAVNSAISWLLIIYTIPVVGIIIYLLFGELNVGIQRAKRSKIIPRIITTWINKLKNNKHLFSSEQSEVAKSLFQLCEHRQGMGGLKGKKIKLLNETDKILKKLIQDIKLAQKTIDMIFYIWHPGGLVNQVILALISASQRGVRCRLILDSAGSVNFFRGPYPAMMQEAGIHIVEALNINLLRIFLRRMDLRQHRKMILIDNYISYTGSMNMIDPLCFRKTTRTSQQWIDIMVRMEGPVTPTMGVIFSCDWEIETGEHILPPLPTSTTLLPLEHIAKHTIQVIASGPGFPKGMIQQALITSLYAAQRQLIITTPYLVPSDDLLHAICTAAQRGVEVHLIVPLNNDSILVNWASKSFFDELLDAGVLIHQFEGGLLHTKSVLVDEQLSLIGTVNLDIRSLWINFEITLIIDDANFGNTLAQVQKNYIAQSVLVDQKKWLQRPYWQRIIEKFFYFFSPLL, from the coding sequence ATGGTAATAATTTATTACATTATTAATTGGTTTATACCATTTAGTTATTGGTTGCTAATCGTTAGCATTACTTTACGAATATTAATGAAACGACGTGCTGTAAATTCAGCTATATCGTGGTTGCTAATAATTTATACTATACCTGTAGTAGGTATTATTATTTATCTATTGTTCGGTGAATTAAATGTAGGAATACAACGTGCTAAAAGAAGTAAAATAATACCTCGTATAATAACCACTTGGATTAATAAGCTAAAAAATAATAAACACCTGTTTTCTAGCGAACAAAGTGAAGTAGCAAAATCTCTATTTCAATTATGTGAACATCGACAAGGAATGGGCGGATTAAAAGGCAAAAAAATAAAATTACTCAATGAAACTGACAAAATATTAAAAAAGCTAATTCAAGATATTAAATTAGCACAAAAAACAATTGATATGATATTTTATATCTGGCATCCAGGAGGATTAGTTAATCAAGTAATATTAGCATTAATATCAGCATCTCAACGGGGTGTACGCTGTAGACTTATATTAGATTCTGCCGGTAGCGTCAATTTTTTTCGTGGACCATATCCAGCGATGATGCAAGAAGCTGGCATTCATATCGTAGAAGCACTAAATATTAATCTATTACGTATCTTTTTACGTAGAATGGATCTCAGACAACATAGAAAAATGATATTAATTGATAATTATATATCTTACACAGGCAGTATGAATATGATAGATCCTTTATGCTTTAGAAAAACAACACGCACAAGTCAACAATGGATTGATATCATGGTTCGCATGGAAGGTCCAGTCACCCCAACTATGGGAGTTATTTTTTCTTGTGATTGGGAAATTGAAACGGGGGAGCATATTTTACCGCCATTACCAACAAGTACAACTTTACTACCATTAGAACATATCGCAAAACATACTATTCAAGTGATTGCATCAGGACCTGGTTTTCCTAAGGGAATGATACAACAAGCATTAATTACATCATTATATGCAGCACAAAGACAACTCATAATTACAACTCCTTATTTAGTACCTAGTGATGACCTTTTGCATGCAATTTGTACGGCAGCACAAAGGGGTGTTGAAGTGCACCTTATTGTTCCACTGAATAATGATTCCATTTTAGTAAATTGGGCTAGCAAATCATTTTTTGATGAACTATTAGATGCTGGTGTTCTTATTCATCAATTTGAAGGAGGATTATTACATACTAAAAGCGTCTTAGTAGACGAACAACTAAGCTTAATAGGCACAGTGAATCTCGACATCCGTAGTTTATGGATAAATTTTGAAATTACTTTAATTATAGATGATGCTAATTTTGGAAACACTCTGGCGCAAGTACAGAAAAACTATATTGCACAATCTGTTCTTGTTGATCAAAAAAAATGGCTGCAACGACCATATTGGCAACGTATTATTGAAAAATTTTTTTATTTCTTTAGTCCTTTATTATAA
- a CDS encoding glutamine amidotransferase-related protein: protein MANILLLNNLDSFAYNLVDQLRINKHHVSIYINQLPIEIIVQALHKMQKPILILSPGPGLPKNAGCMPQLLKKLHGKIPIIGICLGHQAIIEFYGGNIEQTKEILHGKASLIKHDNLDMFYGLPNPLTVARYHSLIGTYIPHSLTINAHFEQKIVMAVRDNNNKICGFQFHPESILTTHGEKLLNQTINWAADEKIL from the coding sequence ATGGCTAACATTCTATTACTTAATAATCTTGATTCTTTTGCTTATAATTTGGTAGATCAATTACGTATAAATAAACATCATGTATCAATTTATATCAATCAGCTACCAATTGAAATAATAGTACAAGCATTACATAAAATGCAAAAACCTATTCTCATTCTTTCACCAGGACCAGGATTACCAAAAAATGCTGGATGTATGCCTCAATTATTAAAAAAATTACATGGTAAAATACCAATTATAGGTATTTGTCTCGGTCATCAAGCCATAATAGAATTCTATGGAGGAAATATAGAGCAAACAAAAGAAATTTTGCACGGAAAAGCATCACTTATTAAACATGATAATTTAGATATGTTTTATGGACTTCCCAACCCATTAACAGTAGCAAGGTACCATTCGTTAATTGGAACATATATACCTCATTCTTTAACAATCAATGCCCACTTTGAACAAAAAATAGTCATGGCTGTACGTGATAATAACAATAAAATATGTGGATTCCAATTTCATCCAGAATCTATTTTAACTACTCATGGAGAAAAATTACTTAATCAAACAATCAACTGGGCAGCGGATGAAAAAATATTATAA
- a CDS encoding YciC family protein: MLITKQTLFQDTVNFFHNQCTNIIFLILLSTGTEILLKYIFMPNNYMLLALNKIKNLNLQQMLKEISIDQQNTLLQILITNTTSNIISHILLVTGILTILHLTSNNKSLNILQFINFAKSIIFKLLPLIILIMLSIQLGLLLIIIPGILLTIAFSLAPILIINKKLSIAESLYLSAKLTCTYYDLIAPIILIGLTVKFFIILIINQFTLIPIVILQIFLNIFNHFITTLLLIYLYRFNMIIR, from the coding sequence GTGCTAATTACAAAACAAACCTTATTTCAAGATACAGTAAATTTTTTCCATAATCAATGTACTAATATAATATTTTTAATTTTATTATCTACAGGAACAGAGATTTTATTAAAGTATATATTTATGCCAAATAATTATATGCTCTTAGCTCTTAATAAAATTAAAAATTTAAACTTACAACAAATGCTAAAAGAAATATCCATAGACCAACAAAATACTCTATTACAAATTTTAATTACTAATACAACATCTAATATAATTAGTCACATATTATTAGTGACTGGCATACTAACCATTCTACATCTTACATCCAATAACAAATCATTGAATATTTTACAATTCATAAATTTTGCAAAATCTATAATTTTTAAATTATTACCATTAATCATATTGATTATGTTGTCTATACAATTAGGACTTTTGTTAATAATAATACCTGGTATATTATTAACTATAGCTTTTAGCTTAGCACCAATTTTAATTATTAACAAAAAATTATCTATCGCAGAATCTCTATACCTAAGTGCTAAATTAACCTGTACTTATTATGACCTAATTGCACCAATTATATTAATTGGGTTAACGGTAAAATTTTTTATAATATTAATAATTAATCAATTCACTCTTATCCCTATTGTAATACTACAAATATTTTTAAATATATTTAATCATTTCATAACTACCTTACTTTTAATTTATCTTTATCGCTTCAACATGATAATACGTTAA
- the trpCF gene encoding bifunctional indole-3-glycerol-phosphate synthase TrpC/phosphoribosylanthranilate isomerase TrpF gives MKNNTLLKEIIKHKKSWISSKMEQFPLENIKKQSIPSVRNFYQELTKPQKIFILECKKASPTKGIIRKNFNLKNIANVYKHYASVISVLTDEKYFYGNFSFLTQISNMVKQPILCKDFIISSWQIFFARLHRADAILLMLSILNDHDYKKLATVAHNLNMGVLTEVINQEEWQRAITLKAKVIGINNRNLHDLSINLDRTIDLARQKIKETIVISESGIKKHQEILKLSKYVHGFLIGSTLMAATDLNITVRKLLFGENKVCGLTRIVDAQASYIAGAVYGGLIFIDKSPRRIDIFTAKTIISEIKSLLYIGVFCDAPISHIIKVTQILKLHAVQLHGKENQFYINQLRKKLPKYCQIWKVFNMNHKDTKVQYLNNINRYILDNGGGSGKTFNWELIDNNINIKKNNIILAGGLKEDNCITAIKLKCAGLDFNSGVEIRPGIKNHNKLKKIFQIIKNL, from the coding sequence ATGAAAAATAATACTTTACTTAAAGAAATCATTAAACATAAAAAAAGCTGGATTTCTTCAAAGATGGAACAATTTCCATTAGAAAATATAAAAAAACAATCTATACCCTCTGTACGAAATTTTTATCAGGAACTTACTAAACCTCAAAAAATATTTATTCTAGAATGCAAAAAAGCATCACCAACAAAAGGTATTATACGAAAAAATTTTAATCTTAAAAATATTGCCAATGTTTATAAACATTATGCATCTGTCATTTCAGTATTAACCGATGAAAAATATTTTTATGGTAATTTTAGTTTTCTTACCCAAATAAGCAATATGGTAAAACAACCCATTTTATGTAAAGATTTTATCATTTCTTCATGGCAAATTTTTTTTGCTAGATTACATCGAGCAGATGCAATATTACTAATGTTATCAATACTTAATGATCATGACTATAAAAAATTGGCAACAGTAGCTCACAACTTAAATATGGGTGTATTAACAGAAGTGATAAACCAAGAAGAATGGCAACGAGCTATAACATTGAAAGCCAAAGTAATAGGTATTAACAACCGTAATTTACATGACCTATCAATAAATCTAGATCGTACTATTGATCTTGCTAGACAAAAAATAAAAGAAACAATTGTTATAAGTGAATCTGGAATCAAAAAGCATCAAGAAATACTTAAATTAAGTAAGTATGTACATGGGTTCTTAATTGGAAGTACTTTAATGGCTGCAACTGATTTAAATATAACTGTACGAAAATTATTATTTGGAGAAAATAAAGTATGCGGGCTAACACGTATAGTTGATGCTCAAGCTTCATATATAGCAGGTGCTGTATATGGTGGTCTAATTTTCATAGATAAGTCACCACGTCGCATAGACATATTTACCGCAAAAACAATAATATCTGAAATTAAATCTTTGTTATATATAGGAGTGTTTTGTGACGCTCCTATATCTCATATTATTAAAGTAACACAAATACTCAAGCTGCATGCTGTTCAATTACATGGAAAAGAAAATCAATTTTATATAAATCAATTACGAAAAAAACTACCAAAATATTGTCAAATCTGGAAAGTTTTTAATATGAATCATAAAGATACAAAAGTACAATATTTAAATAATATCAATCGTTATATTTTAGACAATGGAGGAGGTAGTGGAAAAACATTTAATTGGGAATTAATCGATAATAACATTAATATAAAAAAAAATAACATAATATTAGCAGGTGGATTAAAAGAAGATAACTGTATTACTGCAATAAAATTAAAATGTGCCGGTTTAGATTTCAATTCTGGAGTTGAAATAAGACCTGGAATAAAAAATCACAATAAACTAAAAAAAATATTTCAAATAATAAAAAACTTGTAA
- the hns gene encoding histone-like nucleoid-structuring protein H-NS has product MSEALKILNNIRTLRAQARECTLETLEEMLEKLEVVVNERREEDNQAQAEIEKHSRKLQQYRDMLIADGIDPNELLQSMSTIKFPNKIKRATRPAKYQYINNNGEIKTWTGQGRTPAIIKKAIDKEGKKLEDFLL; this is encoded by the coding sequence ATGAGTGAAGCATTAAAAATCCTTAACAATATACGTACTTTGCGCGCACAAGCCAGAGAATGTACTTTGGAAACTTTAGAAGAAATGTTAGAAAAATTAGAAGTTGTTGTTAACGAACGACGAGAAGAAGATAATCAAGCGCAAGCAGAAATCGAAAAACATTCTCGTAAACTACAACAATATCGTGACATGTTAATTGCTGATGGAATTGATCCTAATGAGTTATTGCAATCCATGAGTACAATAAAATTCCCAAATAAAATAAAACGTGCAACAAGACCAGCGAAATATCAATACATTAATAATAATGGGGAAATCAAAACTTGGACAGGACAAGGACGAACGCCAGCAATAATTAAAAAAGCTATTGATAAAGAAGGAAAAAAATTAGAAGATTTTTTACTATAA